A single Cyclopterus lumpus isolate fCycLum1 chromosome 3, fCycLum1.pri, whole genome shotgun sequence DNA region contains:
- the hp gene encoding haptoglobin isoform X2 — MVSLSLLLAAWSCLAPTSAFKLASLRSRRMVGGTLAPHVPWQAMVYIADSVLDGGYAGGALISDRWVLTAGRNLFVRKSRPDTQGQDPVIPKVYLGITERAEADVSREVAVAKVVLHPAFQNQSEWDNDLALIQLKEPVVMSDKVTPIPLPESGQDVADTAGLSGTISGWGWGILLTPATSLKYLVLPLANHSDCKAEYERIELAPVVDDNMFCTGPTKYEENVCFGDAGGALAVTDAETGDIYAAGILSYDKSCRSSKYGVYMKISSYLPWIHSVIKGHAEKSPVLT; from the exons AT GGTTTCTCTGAGTCTGCTCCTGGCTGCATGGTCCTGTCTGGCTCCAACCTCAG CCTTCAAGTTAGCATCACTCCGGTCCAGAAGAATGGTTGGGGGGACCCTGGCTCCTCATGTCCCCTGGCAGGCCATGGTCTACATTGCTGACAGTGTGCTGGACGGAGGCTATGCAGGCGGTGCTCTCATCTCCGACCGCTGGGTTTTGACGGCTGGCAGGAACCTGTTTGTTAGGAAGAGTCGGCCGGACACTCAAGGTCAAGATCCTGTCATTCCTAAAGTGTACTTGGGAATCACGGAGCGGGCAGAAGCTGATGTCTCCAGAGAGGTTGCTGTGGCGAAG GTTGTTCTCCATCCAGCCTTCCAGAACCAATCTGAGTGGGACAACGACCTGGCGCTGATCCAGCTGAAGGAGCCCGTGGTTATGAGCGATAAAGTGACCCCCATCCCCCTGCCCGAGAGCGGCCAGGACGTGGCAGACACCGCAGGGTTGTCAGGCACCATCAGCGGCTGGGGCTGGGGGATCCTTCTCACCCCTGCCACATCACTCAAATACCTCGTACTTCCTCTGGCCAATCACTCTGACTGTAAGGCAGAATATGAACGTATCGAGCTCGCACCAGTTGTAGATGACAACATGTTCTGCACCGGACCCACCAAGTATGAGGAAAACGTTTGTTTTGGCGATGCAGGAGGCGCTCTGGCTGTCACAGATGCTGAAACTGGGGACATCTACGCTGCAGGGATCCTTTCCTATGACAAGTCCTGCAGGAGCTCCAAGTACGGCGTCTACATGAAGATTTCCTCGTATTTGCCCTGGATCCACAGTGTCATCAAAGGACATGCAGAGAAATCGCCTGTTCTGACCTAA
- the hp gene encoding haptoglobin isoform X1 — MNNINIMRVSLSLLLAAWSCLAPTSAFKLASLRSRRMVGGTLAPHVPWQAMVYIADSVLDGGYAGGALISDRWVLTAGRNLFVRKSRPDTQGQDPVIPKVYLGITERAEADVSREVAVAKVVLHPAFQNQSEWDNDLALIQLKEPVVMSDKVTPIPLPESGQDVADTAGLSGTISGWGWGILLTPATSLKYLVLPLANHSDCKAEYERIELAPVVDDNMFCTGPTKYEENVCFGDAGGALAVTDAETGDIYAAGILSYDKSCRSSKYGVYMKISSYLPWIHSVIKGHAEKSPVLT, encoded by the exons ATGAATAATATCAACATAATGCG GGTTTCTCTGAGTCTGCTCCTGGCTGCATGGTCCTGTCTGGCTCCAACCTCAG CCTTCAAGTTAGCATCACTCCGGTCCAGAAGAATGGTTGGGGGGACCCTGGCTCCTCATGTCCCCTGGCAGGCCATGGTCTACATTGCTGACAGTGTGCTGGACGGAGGCTATGCAGGCGGTGCTCTCATCTCCGACCGCTGGGTTTTGACGGCTGGCAGGAACCTGTTTGTTAGGAAGAGTCGGCCGGACACTCAAGGTCAAGATCCTGTCATTCCTAAAGTGTACTTGGGAATCACGGAGCGGGCAGAAGCTGATGTCTCCAGAGAGGTTGCTGTGGCGAAG GTTGTTCTCCATCCAGCCTTCCAGAACCAATCTGAGTGGGACAACGACCTGGCGCTGATCCAGCTGAAGGAGCCCGTGGTTATGAGCGATAAAGTGACCCCCATCCCCCTGCCCGAGAGCGGCCAGGACGTGGCAGACACCGCAGGGTTGTCAGGCACCATCAGCGGCTGGGGCTGGGGGATCCTTCTCACCCCTGCCACATCACTCAAATACCTCGTACTTCCTCTGGCCAATCACTCTGACTGTAAGGCAGAATATGAACGTATCGAGCTCGCACCAGTTGTAGATGACAACATGTTCTGCACCGGACCCACCAAGTATGAGGAAAACGTTTGTTTTGGCGATGCAGGAGGCGCTCTGGCTGTCACAGATGCTGAAACTGGGGACATCTACGCTGCAGGGATCCTTTCCTATGACAAGTCCTGCAGGAGCTCCAAGTACGGCGTCTACATGAAGATTTCCTCGTATTTGCCCTGGATCCACAGTGTCATCAAAGGACATGCAGAGAAATCGCCTGTTCTGACCTAA
- the LOC117728646 gene encoding adenosine receptor A3-like → MTAQLPNVSVPGRTAVLLPTTDCPFNVTAAAQEGLGSGQSLAPLCTLCCCGFINRTLAVVFMVSLAFAIVVGNVVTLTVFVQTRQSRTPQGYLKVSLAIADMMVGVLVVPFSIYTEISLMVTSAPPIWYQGISISPATSPSLGGPVSPWQPCMLIGPVFAGCTFVSISTIFLMTLERSVAILRPLHKDALVTRRRTLFLILLSWAASFLLALAPLIFSRNFTLEYNECSRMCNYTPLLFGSQLPPDANILLLFPTFDFTLLGGTLVVNIVSFTSIRRYSRKRKLLSEGSLSDGRGGAAVGGGCSHRPSFSDIKAAKTIGILTFAFTASFSPIAVFVLGNVVGYTWCNFSFLAFWILTGNSCCNVIIYSVRDHRFRKGVTLLFQRDHYPPHGEKS, encoded by the exons ATGACTGCCCAGCTTCCCAACGTCAGTGTTCCTGGGCGTACAGCAGTTCTGCTGCCGACTACAGACTGTCCATTTAACGTCACTGCAGCCGCTCAGGAAGGACTCGGTTCGGGCCAGTCACTGGCGCCGCTGTGCACCCTCTGTTGCTGTGGATTTATCAATCGCACTTTGGCAGTGGTGTTCATGGTGAGCCTGGCATTTGCCATTGTGGTTGGAAATGTGGTCACCCTTACTGTCTTTGTGCAAACAAGGCAGTCCCGAACACCCCAGGGATACCTGAAAG TGTCTCTGGCCATAGCAGACATGATGGTCGGTGTCCTCGTGGTCCCGTTCTCCATCTACACTGAGATCTCACTGATGGTGACCAGCGCGCCTCCCATTTGGTACCAGGGCATCTCTATTTCCCCGGCCACCTCCCCTTCTCTCGGGGGACCGGTGAGCCCTTGGCAGCCCTGCATGCTGATTGGTCCTGTGTTTGCTGGATGCACCTTTGTCTCCATCAGCACCATCTTCCTCATGACGCTGGAGCGAAGCGTGGCCATCCTACGGCCCCTCCACAAGGACGCCCTGGTTACCCGGAGAAGAACTCTGTTCCTCATCCTGCTCTCCTGGGCTGCCAGCTTCCTGCTAGCTCTTGCACCCCTCATCTTCAGCAGAAACTTCACATTGGAGTACAATGAGTGCAGTCGTATGTGTAACTACACACCACTCTTGTTCGGCAGCCAGCTGCCACCTGATGCCAACATTTTGCTGTTATTCCCAACTTTTGACTTCACATTGCTCGGTGGCACATTAGTAGTGAACATTGTGTCTTTCACGAGCATCCGACGGTACTCCCGAAAACGCAAACTGCTGTCAGAGGGGAGTCTGAGTGATGGGAGAGGAGGGGCAGCGGTAGGAGGAGGATGCTCTCACAGGCCCTCCTTTTCAGACATCAAAGCTGCCAAGACAATTGGCATACTGACATTCGCCTTCACAGCATCCTTCTCTCCCATCGCAGTGTTTGTGCTCGGGAACGTGGTGGGATACACCTGgtgtaacttttcttttttagcctTCTGGATCCTGACAGGAAACAGTTGCTGTAATGTCATTATCTACAGTGTCAGGGACCACCGCTTCAGAAAGGGTGTGACTCTGCTCTTTCAGCGAGACCACTACCCCCCACATGGCGAGAAGTCCTGA